One part of the Treponema peruense genome encodes these proteins:
- the malQ gene encoding 4-alpha-glucanotransferase yields MNELKKRASGVLMHISSLPGKYGIGTMGKEARAFVDRLAASGQSYWQILPVGPTSFGDSPYQSFSTFAGNPYFIDPEILCSEGFLFSDEIENENWGSDELNVDYGLLYEKRGKMFRSVYEHFSKNIPADFENFCRENAFWLEDYALFMAIKDEHGGKAFGTWEDGIKRREESALCDWKKKCVCGTEYYKMLQYFFFKQWNSLKKYANDCGIKIIGDIPIYVSADSSDVWASPDQFCLDKNYNPVEVAGCPPDGFSATGQLWGNPVYNWDLMEKDNYSWWKKRVEMSLKIYDILRIDHFRGFDSYYCIPFGSPDARNGKWRTGPGMKLFRALASSLGEMPIIAEDLGFLTDSVKALLKDSGFPGMKLLQFAFDSREQSDYIPYKYDKNCVVYTGTHDNDTILGWSKTASPEDVKTAMTYLRVNNADSLRCEMMIAALSSVANTCVLTMQDLIGLGSEARMNTPSTLGTNWKWRASSEQLFDAQNWETLEFYTKLYGRSR; encoded by the coding sequence ATGAATGAATTAAAAAAAAGAGCTTCGGGTGTTTTAATGCACATTTCTTCTCTTCCGGGAAAATACGGAATAGGAACTATGGGAAAAGAAGCCCGTGCGTTTGTAGACAGACTTGCAGCGTCGGGACAGAGTTACTGGCAGATTTTGCCTGTAGGTCCGACAAGTTTTGGTGATTCCCCGTACCAAAGTTTTTCTACCTTTGCCGGAAACCCTTATTTTATTGACCCCGAAATTCTTTGCAGCGAAGGTTTTCTTTTTTCTGATGAAATAGAAAATGAAAACTGGGGAAGTGACGAACTCAATGTCGACTACGGACTTTTGTACGAAAAGCGCGGCAAAATGTTCCGCTCGGTATATGAACATTTTTCAAAAAATATTCCCGCTGACTTTGAAAACTTCTGCCGCGAAAATGCGTTCTGGCTTGAAGACTATGCACTTTTTATGGCAATAAAAGATGAGCACGGCGGAAAAGCTTTTGGTACATGGGAAGACGGAATAAAACGCCGCGAAGAAAGTGCACTCTGCGATTGGAAGAAAAAATGTGTGTGCGGAACAGAATATTATAAAATGCTCCAGTATTTTTTCTTTAAGCAGTGGAACTCACTTAAAAAATATGCCAATGACTGCGGAATAAAAATTATCGGTGATATTCCCATTTATGTTTCTGCAGACAGTTCTGATGTATGGGCTTCTCCTGACCAGTTTTGTCTTGATAAGAATTACAATCCTGTAGAAGTTGCCGGCTGTCCTCCTGACGGATTTTCTGCGACGGGTCAGTTGTGGGGCAATCCTGTATATAACTGGGATCTTATGGAAAAAGACAATTATTCCTGGTGGAAAAAACGCGTGGAAATGAGCCTTAAAATTTATGACATTCTGCGCATAGACCACTTCCGCGGTTTTGATTCATATTACTGCATTCCGTTTGGTTCACCGGATGCACGCAACGGAAAATGGCGCACAGGGCCGGGAATGAAACTGTTCCGCGCGCTTGCATCTTCTTTGGGTGAAATGCCCATAATTGCAGAAGATCTGGGCTTTCTTACAGACAGCGTAAAGGCTCTTCTTAAGGACAGTGGGTTTCCGGGAATGAAACTTCTGCAGTTTGCATTTGACTCACGCGAACAGAGTGATTATATTCCGTATAAGTACGACAAAAACTGCGTGGTTTATACAGGCACCCATGACAACGATACAATTCTTGGCTGGTCAAAAACAGCTTCCCCGGAAGATGTAAAAACAGCCATGACTTATCTGAGGGTAAACAATGCCGACTCTTTGCGCTGTGAAATGATGATTGCCGCACTTTCGAGTGTAGCAAATACCTGTGTTCTTACAATGCAGGATTTGATTGGGCTTGGCTCTGAAGCACGCATGAACACGCCGTCTACTCTGGGAACAAACTGGAAGTGGCGTGCATCTTCTGAACAACTGTTTGACGCGCAGAATTGGGAAACGCTGGAGTTTTATACAAAACTGTACGGCCGTAGCAGGTAA
- a CDS encoding Cof-type HAD-IIB family hydrolase, with the protein MSGLEQKKLDVRLIALDLDDTLLDSQRKISDKNVAVLKECARRGIYVVLCSGRAEDGILPYVRRLDIAGTQAGRYLIAINGCSVFDLHVREQIYCRSVEADVLLRADEEAEKAGFRSEVYSPDTIFYREETKWTRLDVDLCGLKGKVVENYREFLSSKPFPKMLIPGEPEQLVPLQEKLKSMFGESAVIFTSKPYFLEVLPPNCGKGEAIKWLASRLDIPVECTMGFGDSMNDENMIRECGYGVVMKNGLEQMKKIAAFVTDKTNDESGVGDFIEKYIL; encoded by the coding sequence ATGAGCGGACTAGAACAGAAAAAACTTGATGTGAGACTTATTGCGCTTGATCTTGACGACACGCTTTTGGATTCACAGAGAAAGATAAGTGACAAAAATGTTGCTGTACTCAAAGAATGTGCCCGCCGCGGAATATACGTTGTCTTGTGTTCGGGAAGGGCAGAAGACGGAATTTTACCGTATGTGCGCCGTCTTGACATAGCCGGAACACAGGCCGGCCGCTATCTTATTGCAATAAACGGATGCAGTGTGTTTGACCTTCATGTACGCGAGCAGATTTACTGCAGGAGTGTAGAGGCCGACGTTTTGCTTCGTGCAGATGAAGAGGCAGAAAAGGCCGGCTTCAGGAGCGAAGTTTATTCTCCTGACACAATTTTTTACCGCGAAGAAACAAAGTGGACAAGGCTTGATGTTGACCTTTGCGGACTTAAGGGAAAAGTGGTGGAAAACTACCGTGAATTTCTTTCGTCAAAGCCGTTCCCAAAAATGCTCATTCCCGGAGAGCCTGAACAGCTTGTGCCACTGCAGGAAAAACTCAAGTCTATGTTCGGTGAAAGTGCTGTAATTTTTACAAGCAAGCCGTACTTTCTTGAAGTGCTTCCTCCGAACTGCGGAAAAGGTGAGGCAATTAAATGGCTTGCTTCACGCCTGGATATTCCTGTTGAATGTACGATGGGTTTCGGTGACAGCATGAATGATGAAAACATGATCCGTGAGTGCGGTTATGGTGTTGTCATGAAGAATGGTCTTGAGCAGATGAAAAAAATCGCCGCCTTTGTCACTGACAAAACCAATGACGAAAGCGGTGTGGGCGACTTTATTGAGAAGTACATTTTGTAA
- a CDS encoding carbohydrate ABC transporter permease, with protein sequence MRKSMNKYFPLFVLPTLIAFTLFFIIPFLMGIGLSFTKFTTVTNAKWVGLDNYIKAFTFDSEFTHALGFTALFTVVSIVTVNVFAFALAVILTRGLKGTNVFRSIFFMPNLIGGIVLGYIWNLLINGILAPFGIDITYKAQYGFWGLVILTNWQLIGYMMVIYIAGLQNIPGDLVEAASIDGASPLVTLFKVKIPMVMPSITICTFLTLTNTFKMFDQNLALTAGAPEKNTEMLALNIYNTFYGRIGWQGVGQAKAVIFFIIVAIIAFVQLRATNKKEVEQ encoded by the coding sequence ATGAGAAAATCGATGAATAAATATTTTCCGCTCTTTGTTCTTCCTACTTTGATTGCATTTACACTTTTCTTTATTATTCCTTTTTTGATGGGAATAGGACTTTCGTTTACAAAGTTTACAACTGTTACAAATGCAAAGTGGGTTGGTCTGGACAATTATATCAAGGCATTTACTTTTGACAGTGAGTTTACTCATGCGCTGGGCTTTACTGCGCTGTTTACAGTTGTTTCGATTGTTACTGTAAACGTATTTGCCTTTGCACTTGCGGTTATTCTTACACGCGGACTTAAGGGAACAAACGTTTTCCGTTCAATATTCTTTATGCCCAACCTCATTGGCGGAATTGTTCTGGGTTACATCTGGAACCTTCTCATTAATGGTATTCTTGCTCCGTTTGGAATTGATATTACATACAAGGCTCAGTACGGTTTCTGGGGACTCGTTATTCTTACAAACTGGCAGCTTATTGGTTACATGATGGTAATTTATATCGCAGGACTTCAGAATATTCCGGGTGATCTGGTCGAGGCTGCTTCCATAGACGGCGCTTCCCCGCTTGTTACTCTTTTCAAAGTGAAAATACCGATGGTTATGCCGTCGATTACAATATGTACTTTCCTTACTCTTACAAACACATTCAAAATGTTTGACCAGAACCTTGCCCTTACGGCGGGTGCTCCTGAAAAAAATACAGAAATGCTTGCCCTTAATATTTACAATACGTTCTACGGACGCATCGGTTGGCAGGGAGTCGGTCAGGCAAAGGCAGTTATATTCTTTATCATCGTTGCTATTATTGCATTTGTTCAGCTTAGGGCAACAAACAAAAAGGAGGTTGAACAATGA
- a CDS encoding MATE family efflux transporter, with amino-acid sequence MKELNARQKKDGMDMTTGEPFKLLVIYSFPILLGSLFQQLYNMCDTIIVGRLLGPNALAAVGNTGPMNFLVLGFLNGMTSGFAVITAQRFGAQDSHGLRRSVAMNVILNIASGVVITLLACAFTMPILKATNTPQEIIQESFDYIFVIYLGIMSMVLYNGCSCVLRAVGDSKTPLYFLVASSVLNIIFDILFIAQFKMGVAGAAWATVIAQALAGIASFVWILIRYPELHLSREDFSWNSKFALKHLNIGMNMGFQFSITAIGVVILQGALNNFGPTKIAAFTAAQKVEQLVTVAAGVMGITMTNFAGQNLGAAKIDRIKEGVTKSIVISVAFAIIAAILACALSDQMTALFLDRASMDEARWNEILDASRTYLRICSIFFPILFVLFIYRNTLQGVGRGFWPLMGGVFELVARTVAAYTLPAVMGFAGICTAEPLAWIAATVPLGIAYYIIMSKFRITNTAE; translated from the coding sequence ATGAAAGAACTTAACGCAAGACAAAAGAAAGACGGAATGGACATGACAACTGGGGAACCATTCAAGCTTCTCGTGATTTATTCTTTCCCTATTTTACTCGGAAGTCTTTTCCAGCAGCTCTACAATATGTGTGACACGATAATTGTAGGCCGCCTTCTGGGACCAAACGCACTTGCCGCAGTAGGAAACACCGGGCCAATGAACTTTCTGGTACTTGGTTTTCTAAACGGAATGACAAGCGGATTTGCTGTAATTACAGCACAGCGTTTTGGAGCACAGGATTCACACGGACTCAGAAGATCCGTCGCAATGAATGTTATACTCAACATTGCATCAGGAGTGGTAATAACACTTCTTGCGTGCGCGTTTACAATGCCAATTCTAAAGGCAACAAACACACCGCAGGAAATAATTCAGGAATCCTTTGACTACATTTTTGTAATTTATCTGGGAATAATGTCAATGGTTCTCTACAACGGATGCTCATGTGTACTGCGCGCAGTCGGTGACAGCAAGACGCCGCTTTATTTTCTTGTAGCGTCTTCCGTACTGAATATAATTTTTGACATTCTGTTCATTGCACAGTTCAAAATGGGAGTAGCAGGTGCAGCATGGGCAACAGTAATCGCACAGGCCTTAGCCGGAATTGCATCTTTTGTGTGGATTCTTATCCGCTATCCCGAACTTCATCTTTCCCGCGAAGACTTCAGTTGGAATTCAAAATTCGCATTAAAGCATCTTAACATTGGAATGAATATGGGATTCCAGTTTTCCATTACCGCAATAGGCGTTGTAATTCTGCAGGGTGCACTAAACAACTTTGGCCCGACAAAAATTGCAGCCTTTACTGCAGCACAAAAAGTTGAACAGCTTGTTACCGTTGCCGCCGGCGTTATGGGAATAACAATGACAAACTTTGCAGGACAAAATCTCGGAGCCGCAAAAATCGACAGAATAAAAGAAGGCGTTACAAAATCAATTGTAATAAGTGTCGCTTTTGCAATTATTGCAGCAATTCTGGCATGTGCATTGAGTGACCAGATGACAGCACTCTTTTTGGACAGGGCAAGTATGGATGAAGCGCGCTGGAATGAAATTCTTGATGCATCAAGAACATATCTTCGTATATGTTCTATCTTCTTCCCCATTCTGTTTGTGCTGTTTATTTACAGAAATACACTTCAGGGAGTTGGCCGCGGTTTCTGGCCGCTTATGGGCGGTGTATTTGAACTTGTGGCACGTACTGTTGCCGCATATACCCTTCCTGCAGTAATGGGCTTTGCGGGAATATGTACAGCCGAGCCTTTAGCGTGGATTGCAGCAACAGTTCCGCTCGGCATAGCATATTACATCATTATGTCAAAGTTCAGAATAACGAATACGGCAGAATAA
- the ettA gene encoding energy-dependent translational throttle protein EttA, with translation MAKTVDDKKIIYTMDRVSRAYGTKVVLKDISISYYYGAKIGVIGENGAGKSSLFKILAGADTDYTGETQLLPGYTMGYLEQEPHLDEGKTVREIVMEGVKPITDLLAEFDKVNEAFGDPDADFDKLCARQAELQEKLDAADAWNLETNLELAMDALRCPPPEQVVDVLSGGERRRVALCRLLLQQPDILLLDEPTNHLDAETVAWLERHLRDYKGTIIAITHDRYFLDNVAGWILEMDRGEGYPFKGNYSEWLEAKEKRLELEEKQASTRQREMKEELEWIHAGAKGRQAKHKEHITRYEELLAEESKRIKLRDSQISIPAGPRLGNVVVVADKLTKSFGDKLLFENLDFNIPAGAVVGIVGPNGAGKTTLFKMISAAAGEGDEKPDSGTIKIGETVKLVYVDQMRSKLDPNKTVWEMLSGGADLVRLGAVDEKGRPVNGAVREVNSRAYCSWFNFNGPEQNKKISVLSGGEKNRLNMGMMFKEAGNVLLLDEPTNDLDIATTRSLEEAINQFAGCVLVVSHDRYFLDRICTHILAFENNSEVKWFEGNWSEYAEWRRKMLGDDADRPHKTMYRKLTR, from the coding sequence ATGGCAAAGACAGTAGACGACAAGAAAATCATTTACACAATGGACAGGGTTTCCCGCGCTTACGGGACTAAAGTCGTATTGAAGGACATAAGCATTTCTTATTATTACGGCGCAAAAATCGGTGTCATAGGTGAAAACGGTGCAGGTAAATCTTCTTTGTTCAAGATTCTTGCAGGCGCAGATACAGACTATACCGGTGAAACGCAGCTTCTTCCCGGATACACAATGGGCTATCTTGAACAGGAACCGCATCTTGACGAAGGCAAAACTGTTCGTGAAATTGTAATGGAAGGCGTTAAGCCAATAACAGATCTTCTTGCGGAATTTGACAAGGTAAATGAAGCATTCGGTGATCCCGATGCCGACTTTGACAAACTCTGTGCAAGACAGGCAGAACTTCAGGAAAAGCTTGATGCTGCCGATGCATGGAACCTTGAAACAAATCTTGAACTTGCAATGGATGCATTGCGCTGTCCTCCTCCCGAACAGGTTGTTGATGTTCTTTCAGGAGGTGAAAGACGCCGTGTTGCACTTTGCAGACTTTTGCTGCAGCAGCCGGATATTCTTCTTCTTGATGAACCGACCAACCACCTTGATGCCGAAACTGTAGCATGGCTTGAGCGTCATTTGCGCGACTATAAGGGAACAATCATTGCTATTACCCACGACCGATACTTTTTGGACAACGTTGCCGGCTGGATTCTTGAAATGGACAGAGGCGAAGGTTATCCGTTCAAGGGAAATTATTCTGAATGGCTTGAGGCAAAGGAAAAGAGACTTGAACTTGAAGAAAAGCAGGCTTCCACACGCCAGCGCGAAATGAAAGAAGAGCTTGAATGGATTCATGCAGGCGCAAAGGGAAGGCAGGCCAAGCACAAGGAACATATTACACGCTACGAAGAACTTCTTGCCGAAGAAAGCAAGCGCATAAAACTCCGCGACAGCCAGATTTCTATTCCAGCCGGACCGCGTCTTGGAAATGTAGTTGTTGTTGCAGACAAACTTACAAAATCTTTCGGAGACAAACTTCTGTTTGAAAACCTTGACTTTAATATTCCGGCCGGTGCTGTTGTTGGTATTGTAGGACCGAACGGAGCGGGAAAAACCACTCTCTTTAAAATGATTTCTGCTGCTGCAGGTGAAGGGGACGAAAAGCCTGACTCTGGAACAATCAAAATTGGCGAAACTGTAAAACTTGTTTATGTTGACCAGATGAGAAGCAAACTGGACCCCAATAAGACTGTCTGGGAAATGCTTTCGGGTGGTGCAGATCTGGTAAGGCTTGGCGCTGTTGACGAAAAGGGACGTCCTGTAAACGGAGCAGTCCGTGAAGTAAACAGTCGCGCTTACTGTTCCTGGTTCAACTTTAACGGACCCGAGCAGAATAAAAAAATAAGCGTGCTTTCGGGCGGTGAAAAAAACAGACTCAACATGGGAATGATGTTCAAAGAAGCAGGCAACGTTCTTCTTCTTGACGAACCTACAAACGATCTTGATATTGCAACTACACGTTCTCTTGAAGAAGCAATCAACCAGTTTGCAGGCTGCGTTCTTGTTGTAAGCCATGACCGTTACTTCCTGGACAGAATCTGTACTCATATTCTTGCCTTTGAAAACAACAGTGAAGTAAAGTGGTTTGAAGGCAACTGGTCTGAATATGCTGAATGGCGCCGCAAGATGCTTGGTGATGATGCAGACCGTCCTCACAAAACTATGTACCGCAAGCTTACAAGATAG
- a CDS encoding transglycosylase SLT domain-containing protein has translation MDFERNDFIKFVTGTVAFSLFLLISCICIFVFLPAESGNAVSENVVSEVQSQQEPEYDYETLFSDPELPEVVMDFSDRVDTGLVLYRQPQSRAAVEWYYSRITNSRETAQAILKSADENDIPLSLAFALAHTESRYKTNAVHKNTNGSVDRGLFQLNNNSFPKLNEGDFYDARTSAHYGLAHLRFCLNNAGNEIAALAMYNAGTNKVRRNSTPQITLNYISQIENYRSVLEENFATEVLALYNTEGQYKLLAKTNIRH, from the coding sequence ATGGATTTTGAACGCAACGATTTTATTAAATTTGTTACGGGTACCGTCGCTTTCAGTTTGTTTCTTCTTATTTCATGTATTTGCATTTTTGTTTTTCTTCCTGCTGAATCAGGTAACGCCGTTTCTGAAAATGTCGTATCTGAAGTACAGTCACAGCAGGAACCTGAGTATGACTACGAAACTTTGTTTTCGGACCCGGAACTTCCCGAAGTTGTAATGGATTTTTCTGACAGAGTTGACACCGGACTTGTTCTTTACAGACAGCCGCAGAGCAGAGCCGCAGTTGAGTGGTATTATTCGCGCATTACAAATAGCCGCGAAACAGCACAGGCAATTCTTAAGTCTGCCGACGAAAATGATATTCCTCTTTCGCTTGCATTTGCGCTGGCTCATACAGAAAGCCGCTACAAAACAAATGCCGTACACAAGAACACAAACGGCAGTGTTGACCGGGGGCTGTTCCAGCTTAACAACAACAGTTTTCCGAAGCTTAACGAAGGAGATTTTTACGACGCAAGAACTTCGGCACATTACGGACTTGCACACCTGAGATTCTGCCTTAACAATGCAGGTAACGAAATAGCAGCCCTTGCAATGTACAATGCCGGAACAAACAAAGTACGCCGCAACAGTACACCGCAGATTACGCTTAACTACATTTCACAGATAGAAAATTACAGAAGTGTTCTTGAAGAAAATTTTGCTACAGAAGTACTGGCCCTCTACAATACCGAAGGTCAGTACAAACTGCTTGCAAAAACAAATATCAGACATTAA
- a CDS encoding LacI family DNA-binding transcriptional regulator, translating into MTIKDIARECGVAVGTVSRVLNNHPDVSEKTRKKVLEIVDKYDFVLNRNARMLKMQDGKFIVIIVKGSSSILLNSLLEIIQKRLEQLPYNTNVVVLDEYDNEALEARKIYYEQKPLGMIFLGGNPETFKDAFSEIHIPCVIISNMAENTDNINLSSVSTDDIIASAYSAQYLVDNGHRKIGVIGGDIKSSDTSLRRYMGFLEVMDATGCSFDYSKMYATAKYSFVGGYAAMEDLLSKCPDITAVFTMSDVMAIGACRKLKEMGRSVPEEISVVGFDGIPIAEYYCPKITTIRQKVEELSQNGLDILIDCIEKGVKPVHRTIPFEFIEGESVKCICLQEK; encoded by the coding sequence ATGACCATAAAGGATATTGCCAGGGAATGCGGAGTCGCGGTCGGTACCGTCTCGCGTGTTTTGAATAACCATCCTGATGTAAGCGAAAAGACGCGCAAAAAAGTTCTTGAAATTGTAGACAAATATGATTTTGTTCTGAACAGAAATGCGCGTATGCTTAAGATGCAGGACGGAAAATTTATCGTGATAATTGTAAAGGGAAGTTCCAGTATTCTGCTGAATTCACTTCTTGAAATAATTCAGAAAAGACTGGAACAGCTTCCTTACAATACAAATGTTGTCGTGCTTGATGAATACGATAACGAAGCACTTGAAGCACGCAAGATTTATTACGAGCAGAAACCTTTGGGAATGATCTTTTTGGGAGGAAACCCCGAAACCTTTAAAGATGCATTTTCAGAGATACACATTCCCTGCGTAATTATTTCCAATATGGCCGAAAACACAGACAACATAAATCTTTCGAGTGTAAGCACCGATGACATAATTGCATCTGCTTATTCGGCACAGTATCTTGTAGACAACGGCCATCGCAAGATTGGTGTAATAGGCGGTGATATAAAAAGTTCAGATACGTCATTGCGCCGTTACATGGGTTTTCTTGAAGTAATGGATGCAACCGGATGTTCCTTTGACTACAGCAAAATGTACGCAACCGCAAAATATTCCTTTGTCGGCGGCTATGCTGCTATGGAAGACCTTTTGTCAAAGTGCCCTGACATAACCGCTGTTTTTACAATGTCAGATGTTATGGCAATAGGTGCGTGCCGAAAATTGAAGGAAATGGGCCGTTCTGTACCGGAAGAAATTTCTGTTGTAGGCTTTGACGGAATTCCCATCGCTGAATACTACTGCCCAAAAATTACAACGATAAGGCAGAAAGTAGAAGAACTTTCGCAGAACGGTCTGGACATTCTTATTGACTGCATCGAAAAAGGCGTGAAACCTGTTCACAGAACAATTCCGTTTGAATTTATAGAGGGTGAAAGCGTTAAATGCATTTGCCTACAGGAAAAATAA
- a CDS encoding carbohydrate ABC transporter permease, with translation MIFKRKHAADMIFTVLLIVLAVVFLIPIFLVLLNSFKSRIYISSAPFSFPTSETFAGFENYINGLTTSGFFVSFLRSLFITIASVALIILCTAMTSWFLVRVKNKVTKVLYYLFTFSMIVPFQMVMYTMTFVVNRMNFDNIFGIVLVYLGFGAGLSVFMFSGFVKGIPLELEEAAEIDGCNPVQTFFMIIFPVLKPTAITVAILNAMWVWNDYLLPYLILGTDDKTVPVAIQIAMQGAYGSTDYGGFMAMLVLAIIPIIAFYISSQKYIIKGVVAGAVKG, from the coding sequence ATGATTTTCAAGAGAAAACACGCAGCAGACATGATTTTTACTGTGCTGCTTATTGTACTTGCGGTTGTATTTCTTATTCCTATTTTTCTGGTTCTGCTCAATTCGTTTAAGTCAAGAATTTATATTTCGAGTGCGCCGTTTTCTTTTCCTACCAGCGAGACTTTTGCAGGATTCGAAAACTATATTAACGGACTTACGACTTCGGGATTCTTTGTTTCATTTTTGCGCTCGCTGTTTATTACAATAGCTTCGGTTGCACTGATTATTCTGTGCACTGCAATGACTTCATGGTTTCTGGTGCGCGTTAAGAATAAGGTTACGAAGGTTCTCTATTACCTCTTTACGTTCAGTATGATTGTTCCGTTCCAGATGGTAATGTATACGATGACTTTTGTCGTAAACAGAATGAACTTTGACAATATTTTTGGAATTGTTCTTGTTTACCTTGGATTTGGTGCAGGACTTTCTGTATTTATGTTCAGCGGATTCGTAAAGGGAATTCCACTTGAACTGGAAGAAGCTGCAGAAATTGACGGCTGTAATCCTGTTCAGACTTTCTTTATGATTATATTCCCGGTATTGAAGCCGACTGCAATTACTGTTGCAATTCTTAATGCAATGTGGGTTTGGAACGACTATCTTCTTCCTTACCTCATTCTTGGTACAGACGACAAGACTGTTCCGGTTGCCATTCAGATTGCAATGCAGGGCGCTTACGGTTCTACAGATTACGGCGGATTCATGGCTATGCTCGTTCTTGCTATTATTCCGATTATTGCGTTCTATATAAGTTCACAGAAGTATATTATCAAGGGGGTTGTTGCTGGAGCTGTTAAGGGTTAA
- a CDS encoding class I SAM-dependent methyltransferase: MILTATFSKPAKNCAKLLGRDYIRIRFWRSTRSALKPNAQYDAEFFTAKQSFRKTLSTVEFEEFVKTHAGTTFKNVTQKTETEEITILSNRHGEIKTLRKPLKDNSFQNKSVLSENRKKNYIIKEDIPVAFLVRLGVMNTDGKVLAQKYDKFRQINRFLEFIDDIIDSVTSLCTDGTFTKERPLHIADFGCGKSYLTFAVYHFLTEIKKIPVEITGLDLKEDVITDCQKLARDCGYSGLNFYVGDVASFTYTHEPDMLITLHACDTATDYAISYAVSHGAKAILSVPCCQHEINTQLDTKAKCIPPQSPLASLSRYGIIRERMAALATDAIRAELLEQKGYNVQVMEFIDAAHTPKNLLIRAVKKTRAADSSQTEQSRTRVNSLLSEMKVSQTLNNIFTKCTSQ; encoded by the coding sequence ATGATTTTAACTGCAACTTTTTCCAAACCTGCAAAAAACTGCGCAAAGCTTCTTGGCCGCGATTACATAAGAATACGTTTCTGGCGTTCAACACGTTCTGCCCTCAAACCGAATGCCCAGTACGATGCTGAATTTTTTACAGCAAAACAGTCATTCAGAAAAACACTAAGCACCGTTGAATTCGAAGAGTTCGTAAAGACACATGCAGGAACGACTTTCAAAAACGTAACGCAAAAAACAGAAACAGAAGAAATCACAATTCTTTCAAACAGACACGGCGAAATAAAAACTTTGCGCAAACCGCTCAAAGACAATTCTTTTCAAAACAAGTCCGTGCTTTCAGAAAACCGCAAAAAAAATTATATAATCAAAGAAGACATTCCTGTTGCGTTTCTTGTACGACTTGGTGTAATGAACACAGACGGAAAAGTCCTCGCACAGAAGTACGACAAATTCCGCCAGATAAACCGCTTTCTTGAATTCATAGATGACATTATTGACAGCGTAACTTCACTCTGCACCGACGGCACTTTTACAAAAGAACGGCCGCTTCACATTGCAGACTTCGGCTGCGGAAAATCTTACCTTACTTTTGCCGTATACCACTTTCTTACAGAGATAAAAAAAATTCCTGTAGAAATCACAGGCCTTGATTTAAAGGAAGATGTTATTACTGACTGCCAGAAACTTGCACGCGACTGCGGTTACAGCGGCCTTAATTTTTATGTCGGTGACGTTGCAAGTTTTACATACACGCACGAACCAGACATGCTCATTACACTTCATGCATGTGACACAGCAACAGACTATGCAATAAGCTACGCGGTCAGTCACGGAGCAAAAGCAATACTTTCTGTTCCATGCTGTCAGCACGAAATAAACACACAGCTCGACACAAAAGCAAAGTGTATTCCGCCGCAAAGTCCGCTTGCTTCCCTTTCACGCTACGGAATAATCCGCGAAAGAATGGCCGCACTTGCAACAGATGCCATACGCGCCGAACTTCTTGAACAGAAAGGCTATAATGTACAGGTAATGGAATTCATTGACGCAGCGCATACACCAAAAAATCTTCTGATAAGAGCCGTAAAAAAAACGCGGGCAGCAGACAGTTCACAAACAGAACAGTCACGTACCCGCGTTAATTCGCTTCTTTCAGAAATGAAAGTTTCGCAAACACTCAACAATATTTTTACAAAATGTACTTCTCAATAA